A window from Cryobacterium sp. PAMC25264 encodes these proteins:
- a CDS encoding SRPBCC domain-containing protein, translated as MPTQPLPGPPDVAHATGRFAHRDDGLYLLFDRIFTAAPEYIWEGLTKPEALHGWIGTYTGSPLTGAVRFRMESQNDSQWEFVSILECTPPTRLALDIGEGEDTWRVLAHLSEGSGKTVLTFGLRLQSPAEAATFGPVWDYYLDRLVASRTHHALPPFSRYYPALKKHYQELIVLKRIQQAATAPVDIELGSTDSV; from the coding sequence ATGCCCACCCAGCCCCTGCCTGGTCCGCCGGACGTCGCTCATGCCACCGGACGTTTCGCCCACAGGGACGACGGGCTCTACCTGCTCTTCGACCGGATCTTCACCGCGGCCCCCGAGTACATCTGGGAGGGGCTGACGAAGCCCGAGGCCCTGCACGGCTGGATCGGCACGTACACCGGTTCTCCCCTCACCGGGGCCGTGCGTTTTCGCATGGAGTCCCAGAACGATTCACAGTGGGAGTTCGTGAGCATTCTCGAGTGCACACCGCCCACCCGCCTGGCACTCGACATCGGTGAGGGCGAGGATACCTGGCGAGTCCTCGCCCATCTCAGCGAGGGCTCAGGAAAGACCGTGCTCACCTTCGGGCTGCGGCTGCAATCCCCGGCGGAAGCAGCCACCTTCGGACCGGTCTGGGACTACTACCTCGATCGCCTGGTCGCCTCCCGCACGCACCACGCATTGCCGCCGTTCAGCAGGTACTACCCCGCCCTGAAGAAGCACTACCAAGAGCTGATCGTGCTCAAGCGCATCCAGCAGGCAGCCACCGCGCCGGTGGACATCGAACTGGGGAGCACCGACTCGGTCTGA